The region GCGTATGCCTTACATTACCTGCTTTTCGCTTACCACGCGAGTTTTATCAGAAATCACGTTATAGGATAGGAGCGTATCTTATGGTACATTTGTGGTATCAAAAAACTGGAGGTTTGACATGGCAGCTACAATGGATTTAAAAATAGCGCAATTAAGAAAGCGAAAAGGAGTTAATCAACAGGAGCTGGCTGATTTTTTAGGGGTAACGTTTCAATCCGTTAGTAAATGGGAGACAAAAACAACATTACCTGATATCACGTTGTTACCGCTTATTGCAGATTATTTTCAGGTTTCAGTGGATGAGCTTTTGGGTCTAAAACCAATTAAAGATTTACAGTATATGCCTCGTAATACGGATAATCGAGAAAATTGGAAGGACCGAGCAGATGTGATCGAGAATGATCGTCAATTCTTTTGGAATGAGGATTATCTTAATTACCTTATTAGAGAGGTATGGGCTATTAAAGAGCCAATTGATATAATTGAATTTTGCTGTTGCGACGGTGATCTTGGTAAGAGAATTCTTCCGTTGCTTCCTGCTGGAAGTACTTATACTGGGGTTGATAGTGAATGCCTGGTTGAAAAAGCAAGGAAACATTTTTTTGATTCAAATGTTTCTTATATTAGTGCTGATATTTATCAATTTAAAACGGAGCAAAAGTACCACCTTAGCATATGCCAAGCAACCTTGCGTCATATGAATAATCCGCTTCAAGTATTAGAAAATATGAAGGAGGCAGTTTTTCCAGGAGGTCTTGTGGTTTGTGTGGAAATTAATCGAGAAATAGAAAACGTTGGTTTTTATGCAGATGGCCTTAAGTATGACTCGCTTTGTACTTCCTTTGATTGGAGAAAACTTTGGTTAAAAGAATTGGAGTGTGAGGGAAGGGATTATGCAATCGGTATGCGTCTACCTTTTCTTATGAGAGAGATAGGGTTAAAGGATGTTGATGTAAGAATGAATGATAAAGTATCTTTTATAACTCCGGATACCAAAGGTTATGAGAAACTCTGTAATTCCTTTCGTACCTATCGAGGATTTCATCAAACAGGACAAAATGATATGTCAGAACAGGGAATTGAGTTCTTCATGAGCAGAGGATACCAGCGTTCGGAAGTAGAAAAACTAACCAAGTTTCAGATAGAGGTTTCAAAATACTTTAATGAAAATCA is a window of Lachnoclostridium phytofermentans ISDg DNA encoding:
- a CDS encoding DNA (cytosine-5-)-methyltransferase, whose translation is MAATMDLKIAQLRKRKGVNQQELADFLGVTFQSVSKWETKTTLPDITLLPLIADYFQVSVDELLGLKPIKDLQYMPRNTDNRENWKDRADVIENDRQFFWNEDYLNYLIREVWAIKEPIDIIEFCCCDGDLGKRILPLLPAGSTYTGVDSECLVEKARKHFFDSNVSYISADIYQFKTEQKYHLSICQATLRHMNNPLQVLENMKEAVFPGGLVVCVEINREIENVGFYADGLKYDSLCTSFDWRKLWLKELECEGRDYAIGMRLPFLMREIGLKDVDVRMNDKVSFITPDTKGYEKLCNSFRTYRGFHQTGQNDMSEQGIEFFMSRGYQRSEVEKLTKFQIEVSKYFNENQGDLSFLFFFGFLISFGRR